In one window of Bizionia sp. M204 DNA:
- the ytxJ gene encoding bacillithiol system redox-active protein YtxJ has product MGFINKLFGGSGEPKEEKLLPWKALNAVDQLDEIAKKSNTKTQMIFKHSTRCGISKMVMNQFVDAFDVDLNADLYYLDLLNYRDVSHETGYKFQVLHESPQLLIIRNGVAVAHASHGGINTLELNRYV; this is encoded by the coding sequence ATGGGTTTTATAAATAAATTATTTGGCGGTTCTGGTGAGCCCAAGGAGGAAAAATTGTTGCCGTGGAAGGCTTTAAATGCAGTTGACCAATTAGATGAAATTGCTAAAAAATCGAACACCAAAACGCAAATGATATTTAAACATTCTACACGTTGTGGTATTAGTAAAATGGTGATGAATCAGTTTGTTGATGCCTTCGATGTGGATTTAAATGCGGATTTATATTATTTAGATTTATTGAATTATCGTGATGTTAGTCATGAAACAGGATATAAGTTTCAAGTGCTTCATGAGTCACCACAATTGTTAATTATTAGAAATGGAGTTGCTGTTGCTCATGCCAGTCATGGTGGAATTAATACATTGGAATTAAATAGATATGTTTAA
- a CDS encoding amidohydrolase, translating into MKKLLSIVFITFLVFACKDSESSKAVTENNSKSVSTVYYNGDIITMSGETAEYVQALVVTDGKISFVGNSDEAMKIAGSGHIMIDLEGKTLLPGFIDPHSHFINALSMSNQANCSPSPVGNANDVAGIVEALKNIQTEKSIPEGELIMGYGYDDTVMPEGKLLNRDDLDAAFPNNPVLVMHVSLHGAVINSKAMEKFGVSDKTETPPGGIIVRKPGTNEPYGLIMETAFLPIFERLPQPSEAELAQQIKDGQMIYAEAGVTTAQEGLSHVSDVIILKKAAENNALFIDVVSYPFITELDSVISTYGVEAFGNYNNKFKLGGIKITIDGSPQGRTALFTTPYLTGGPSGETDWLGESTFSQDEVNIMLKKVYDNGLQSTFHANGDGAIDMCIKAHEFASNGNPTKERRTTIIHSQFVRADQLDKYVEYKMIPSLYTEHTFFFADAHIKNRGLEQASFISPMKTAISKGLKPTNHTDFNVVPINQLFVIWSAVNRVSRNGEVIGADERVSPFQALQAITSNAAYQYFEEDRKGMLKTGLLADLVILDKNPLKISPMEIKDILVLETIKEGTTIYKKD; encoded by the coding sequence ATGAAAAAACTACTCTCTATCGTTTTTATTACATTTCTAGTTTTTGCTTGCAAAGATTCAGAATCTTCAAAAGCTGTTACTGAAAACAATTCTAAATCGGTTTCTACGGTCTATTACAATGGTGATATTATTACCATGTCTGGCGAAACGGCTGAATATGTCCAAGCTCTAGTTGTAACGGACGGAAAAATTAGTTTCGTCGGTAATTCAGATGAAGCTATGAAAATTGCTGGTTCCGGTCACATTATGATAGATCTAGAAGGTAAAACCTTATTGCCAGGATTTATAGACCCACACAGTCATTTTATTAACGCCTTATCCATGAGTAACCAAGCTAATTGCTCACCATCTCCTGTTGGAAATGCCAATGATGTTGCTGGTATTGTTGAGGCTTTAAAAAATATTCAAACAGAAAAAAGTATTCCTGAAGGCGAACTTATTATGGGGTATGGCTATGATGATACGGTTATGCCTGAAGGTAAATTACTAAACCGAGACGATTTAGATGCGGCTTTTCCAAATAATCCAGTTTTGGTTATGCATGTCTCTTTACATGGCGCCGTAATTAATTCCAAAGCTATGGAGAAATTTGGTGTTTCTGATAAAACGGAAACACCTCCAGGAGGAATTATTGTTAGAAAACCAGGAACAAATGAACCATACGGACTAATTATGGAAACGGCATTTCTTCCTATTTTTGAAAGGTTACCACAACCGTCAGAAGCCGAATTAGCCCAACAAATAAAGGATGGACAAATGATTTATGCTGAAGCTGGCGTAACAACGGCTCAAGAAGGTTTGTCTCACGTATCTGATGTGATTATTCTGAAAAAAGCTGCTGAAAATAACGCTTTGTTTATTGACGTTGTTTCATATCCGTTTATAACAGAATTAGATAGTGTTATAAGTACATATGGCGTTGAAGCTTTTGGAAATTACAACAATAAATTTAAATTGGGTGGTATTAAAATCACCATTGATGGATCTCCTCAAGGACGTACCGCTTTATTTACAACACCTTATTTAACAGGTGGCCCTAGTGGTGAAACGGATTGGTTGGGTGAGTCTACTTTTTCCCAAGATGAGGTGAATATTATGTTGAAAAAGGTATATGATAATGGCTTGCAATCTACTTTTCATGCAAATGGAGATGGTGCCATTGATATGTGTATCAAAGCACACGAATTTGCCAGTAACGGAAATCCTACTAAAGAAAGACGAACTACTATTATTCATTCACAATTTGTTAGGGCAGATCAACTTGATAAATATGTTGAATATAAAATGATACCATCTTTATATACTGAACACACTTTCTTTTTTGCCGATGCACATATTAAAAATCGTGGTTTGGAACAAGCTTCCTTTATCAGCCCAATGAAAACAGCTATTTCTAAAGGTTTGAAACCAACAAATCATACCGATTTTAATGTCGTTCCAATTAATCAGTTGTTTGTTATTTGGTCTGCGGTAAATCGTGTATCCAGAAATGGCGAAGTCATTGGAGCTGATGAACGTGTTTCACCATTTCAAGCTTTACAAGCCATAACAAGTAATGCAGCTTATCAGTATTTTGAGGAAGATAGAAAAGGTATGCTTAAAACAGGTTTGTTAGCCGATTTAGTAATTCTAGATAAAAACCCGCTTAAAATATCTCCAATGGAAATTAAAGATATTTTAGTTTTGGAAACCATTAAAGAAGGGACAACTATTTACAAAAAGGACTAG